ttctggaaaatatgaaactgtatttttaattaaggaCACCTCAGATACTGCTATTAGTGTTTGTTGAGAAATAACTGGAATATTTCACCTCCAGCACTCTGGACAGCGCTAGATTAGCTTAATATGTGAAAGACATGAAGTGGGTTATACGTGACAGAATACCAAACATTCCTGTGAAATTCCCAGTAAAATCATGATGAGCTTTAGACACCACTTCAGCTGCTCATCTGAAGTGTACTGGATACTACGGCAGCAGAAGCATTGATTCCACTGTATCAGTGTTTCCTCAGTTGCGGCATGTTGTTGATTTTAAGGGTCTTAATGACAGAAAAATGCCCCTTGACCCCAGCACCAGTTGCATGAAAACTATTTGGCCTTCGACCTGGAATTAGCTCAGGGCAACTGGGCACAGAAACCATGGCATTTTAAATAGACCAATGGCAgcacatttatttagaaaaaatgtgTCTGTTTAGTTTGTAAGAAATCATATTCCACATTCTCTATTCAGctgaaatatgtttattattgtgattattattattcaaatgacTTGACAGCTTGGCTAACATCATGCGTCAGACAGAAGAGACCAGAAAATGttattatgtagatatatattGTGGTCACTGTCTCATGTGTATTGCTGTGAACATGCACTCAAAtctaacataaaaacaaatatatatttttatttgtaataccagAACAATTTGATGGTTAAATGTGCTTGAGCTACCTGTAGGAACGATTCCTAATGAAAATGAGTTACTGGTCTCTGGTGTATAAAACAAAACGACTCGTTTCCTAGAGGTTCGATTCGCGGAGGAGTCGTTTATCTGAACAGATTCATTTTAGCGATTCATTCACCGATTTGCAGAACGTCAACATTCATAGTAAACAAAGGAACGAAACAGGATCTCAGTTGAGATGACAGCATGAAACTTGAAGACATCTAAACTGAGTAAACTGCCTCAATTTTGACTATTTTGGAACATGGTAGGTAGAAACCAGCTAActctataatattatattgttgtgCTATTATCTTGTTTTCAACACGtagactaaatatttattttacttcaagcaTTTAACGCACAAGGACTTCTTGGAACACTTTGAGTGATGATTCAAATGAATCGACTCACTGAACCACTCACTCATTTGAATGAACCGAATCTCTAAAGTGAATCAGACTCGTGCGTAAAGACAGAGTACAGAACATAAAAGCTGCTCAGTGCGCTTCAGCCGGACTCGACGCGGATCTTCATTCTTCATCTGTACACGCTGAACCAGCGCTTTATTTCAAATGAAGCGTCCTCTCATTCCGCTATTAAGTTTTTACACGTGATATAACAGCTGTCTTCGCCATGAGCTGCTTGGATGTCATGTATCAAGTTTATGGTCCACCTCAACCTTATTTTGCCGCAGCATACACACCATATCACCATCAGGTATGGTCATGCATGCGTTAACTGTATTATGCTTTTAttgtgttaaaatgtattttaattttattttaaagcagttCTCTCCTTGTTTTGTTTGAATTCGTGCGCGAAACTTTTCTCTATTCGGCTTGTTGCCCCTGTGATCTTGACCaaatagttttacagttttaaaagaaGTCACATAGTAAGATGGTGATGAGAAAAACATGTAACTTTATTAAGGGCAGTTTAAGtgttaagaacattttaagaagtttaaaaaaatgttctgtattttacAGATACCATATTGTTATCATGAATGCAGTATAAATGCTATTGACATGTGTAAAGCTTTATGGAGAGTATATTACgttatttttctttatgtttcaatgtttatttaacagctttgtatatatgtatttgctAGTGTTTGAACAGAAGTTTTGAAACATTACAGGAACACAAATTGTGCAATACCAAACTCActtatgtgtttgtgagtgtaatTCTGTATCATGTAAATATCAGCGTTGACTGTAAAttgattttgccattttttttttacatgctttcaGAAATTGGCATTTTACTCCAAAATGCAAGAATCCCCAGAAACACTGAGCGGAAGCAGCTCTTCTTTTTCCAACCTCTCCGGGCCACCCATAAAAGAGGAGGACTGCGCCCGGGAGAAAGATCACCCGCCGGAGGCTGAGTACATCAGCTCCAGATGTGTGCTATTCACTTATTTCCAAGGGGACATCAGTTCGGTGGTGGATGAACATTTCAGTCGGGCTTTGAGTCAGTCCAGTAGTTGTGCAACTGGATCCACCAACAGCAAGACCGCAAGAAGTTCATCATCCTGGAGAGGTGGGAATCTGATGcaacatacattttcatttacactGTAATTAATATATGTTTTACTTGCATCCTTTTTGATTGCACAGCTTTTAGTCATGACAACgggcatgaatttttttttgcattgttaggatagatagacagattttTAAAAGCTAATGAAAAATCCAATTAAGATATACAGACAATTAAGACAGTTTTAACAACTAATTTGATTAATATCTCTTTTGCTTGCATCCCTTATGATGATTATATTAGTCAGGTCAACAGTcacaactttattattataatttttcaagATCAATaggtagatttttttaaattagtatatacagtacagataattaggacatatttatttttacaatcaaTTAGGATTGCATAGCTATTAGTCATGACAACAgacaagatttttcttttttgcattgtttCAAGATCGATAAATCGATTTTTAAAAACGAATGCAAATCCATCTAATTAGGATATACAGATAATTAGGACATAATTTTGCACAGATATCAGGCATGACAACAGGcacaattttactttattttttgcattgtttcaaGATcaataaagagattttttttttaaactaatgcaAATTAGTTAAATACAGGAAATTAGGAAATACAGATAATTAGGACATAATTTTTTACAGTCAGTTTGTGgtattagtgttttattaatcCAAAGGTGTGGGCATTAATCTCAAAATATTTAAAGGATcaaattattgtatatttgaaTTATCATATGCTTTGATGCACATTAATATGCAGAACATTTACATAAATGTGTCCCTCCACAGACGGATCATTCCCTATGAGCCAGAGAAGCTTCCCTCCCTCGTTCTGGAACAGCGCGTATCAGCCGTCAGTGACAGCATCTCTCGGCAGCACCCTGGGTTCCTCCCACACAGATCTTCCCTTCCCACCGGACCCGTACTCCACCACGTCTCTACACAGCCACCTTCACCAAGCCACCCCAGAGCCCTGGCACCCCTCTCACCACCATCACCCTTACTCGCTCAGCGGAGCCATCGGCACCCAGGGGTCCGCTTACCCCCGGCCCTCCATGCACGACATGTACGGAACGCACTTTGACCCCCGTTACAGCTCTCTGCTCGTGCCCTCGGTGCGGCCGCATAGACTTCCTCCAGCCACGGTTCCCGCACCTGGAGCCTCGCCGTGTGATATCAGCAAGAGCGAGCCGGGCAGCTCGGGGTGGACCGGAGCTTTCACAGCAGCAAGCTCTGATATGAGCCTCAACATGGATGCAGGTGTGAACGGCATGCAGTCTAAATACAGTAACATCACAAAGTGTTTATTCACATGAGCTTCACTTAAAAAACGAATAgatgtcattgcattttaaaataaaatatcaagccAAAAAgcgtttattttaaagaaaagaacatgtcattaaaaaaaggttttggctttaaataataaataagacaacATTTTGTGACACTTTCTGGTTGTCAGATGTTAGTGGaacataccattcaaaagtttggtgtcggtAAGATTGTGCTtacctggatttatttgatcaaaaatacagtaaaattgtgaaatattagtataatttaaaataaccttttctattttaatacattttgaaaatgtaaattattcctctgatacaaagcagaattttttttagcatcattactccagtcttcagtgtcacatgatccttcagaaatcattcatttgttgcttaatatttttgtggagactgtgatatatatacacatatttttttttcaggatgattTGGGTAATTGAAAGTTTgaatgaaaagcatttatttaaaaatctatattttttgaaacattattaattgtctttttttgtcatttttgatcaattgcATGCATCCTTTCTGTATTaatttcgtttaaaaaaaaatcgttgAACAGTTGTGTAGTAAATGTAAGGAATAAACCTGTGGTTACTTTGTCAGGGCGCCTGTGTGAATATTAGGAGAACTGACATCATGCATCCACTAAAATCACCTTGACATAAGTTTGAGTGCAGATAATTGTGAAGAAAATTGAAATTATTTCAGAGAAAAACTGATCTGCAAATGCCATTTTAATACtttgttatataatgcaatgacatttcgATTTTTTAAGAGTGACTTAAAgcatctaaatacattttaaggccACCGTAGGTTAAAATCGCAGCATAAAAAGTCAGCTCAAAAAATTCAAACatataatgtcaaaataataatgTCTTAAGAGTTTTAAATCTAGTCATCTTCAAGCTTTTTGACTTTGACCTTTTATGCTTCTGACATATTCGTTCCTCACTCTTCACTCTCACTCTTAAGGCTTTAATGCTTTCTTTGCCTCGAGTCTTTTCACTTTTCTATATTTGCTGCTTACTTTCCCTCTCCACATTTCTTTAtccttttcttccttttccttcTTCCTCTCAGGTCTACAGAGCCAGGATAAAAGCAAGGACTTGTTCTGGTTTTAGTGCCCTGCGGCCACTTCTTTCTCCGCTGGCTTGTCTTTCTGTGGCTTTTCTGTAACAGATTCTCATCTCACTTGCAGCTCGGCGCTACACCCTCTGCGGCGGGACCATCCTAAGCTGAACCCTTCGGATGAATCCAaaactctctccctctctctcgatTGAGAAAAGACAGTAAAGAGAAGCAAACATACTGTAGTGGTGTGACTAGCAGCTGCTCTCGCCCTGACCCTCAGCAAAACGGACCCAAAATGAGTTTTGAAAAAGGACAAACGTTACTTTAAGGGGACATTTGAGAGCAGAAAAGATGGACCGGCTATATGAAAAGAGTTTCTGACGTGAGAGCTGCATTCCCTATCATTGCTGAAGACACAGAGCAGCTATTTGAAGCCACTTGACTCTATCTATATTGCTTTCAGCACCTGTCACCGACAACTGTTGTGGAACTTAGCAGACGCACACACAGCGGCACTGTGCGCCGTTTGACCGAGCGAGCACCCTGGATTTCATTAAACAGGCGTTTTGTTGTATCTGGACACACGGCGAAAGGGAACAACTGGTTtggcttttcatttttttgtgaggAGTGGTGTAGCTCCAAACACCATTAAGCTTTACTGTATATACTTTCTGTGTCTTAGTGTGTCCAGTGCTACAAGTAGGAGcaaacagcatgacagaaatATTGATTCtttcatttgtacttttttaacaACCACTTTCAGTCACCGTCAGCCTAGGGTGACGTCTTACCATGATGTATTTGaatgtatgtaatatattacCTTTGAAAGTATTTTTCCAGTGCATTGAGGAGAATGaggttttgtctgtttttaccaGCTGTCTACCTTCATCCTTcgaaaacaaaaatggaaataaaaccaGGTGGTGATcactttttttgttgcttttaagTGT
This portion of the Cyprinus carpio isolate SPL01 chromosome A20, ASM1834038v1, whole genome shotgun sequence genome encodes:
- the LOC109104695 gene encoding transcription cofactor vestigial-like protein 2 isoform X2 produces the protein MSCLDVMYQVYGPPQPYFAAAYTPYHHQKLAFYSKMQESPETLSGSSSSFSNLSGPPIKEEDCAREKDHPPEAEYISSRCVLFTYFQGDISSVVDEHFSRALSQSSSCATGSTNSKTARSSSSWRDGSFPMSQRSFPPSFWNSAYQPSVTASLGSTLGSSHTDLPFPPDPYSTTSLHSHLHQATPEPWHPSHHHHPYSLSGAIGTQGSAYPRPSMHDMYGTHFDPRYSSLLVPSVRPHRLPPATVPAPGASPCDISKSEPGSSGWTGAFTAASSDMSLNMDAARRYTLCGGTILS
- the LOC109104695 gene encoding transcription cofactor vestigial-like protein 2 isoform X1 → MSCLDVMYQVYGPPQPYFAAAYTPYHHQKLAFYSKMQESPETLSGSSSSFSNLSGPPIKEEDCAREKDHPPEAEYISSRCVLFTYFQGDISSVVDEHFSRALSQSSSCATGSTNSKTARSSSSWRDGSFPMSQRSFPPSFWNSAYQPSVTASLGSTLGSSHTDLPFPPDPYSTTSLHSHLHQATPEPWHPSHHHHPYSLSGAIGTQGSAYPRPSMHDMYGTHFDPRYSSLLVPSVRPHRLPPATVPAPGASPCDISKSEPGSSGWTGAFTAASSDMSLNMDAGLQSQDKSKDLFWF